The following are encoded together in the Pseudodesulfovibrio indicus genome:
- a CDS encoding aldehyde ferredoxin oxidoreductase family protein — protein sequence MPQILRINCRTKEYSFEDAGEYAKLGGRALTSRVINKEVPATCHPLSAENKLVIATGLLGGSTAANSGRVSVGTKSPLTGGIKESNSGGLFAHKMPKMGLKAIILEDKPEEGAPFSTLFITDGKVEFRDASDIVGLDTYPGHEKLLAQYGDKLCAAMIGPAGETVRKTATIQFTDPYKRPARSAGRGGTGAVLGSKKIKAIVLDPEVNEKVGAVDADAFKEARTTWVSILKGHPVTAEGLPGFGTSVLVNVVNEAGALPTKNFRYGQCEHAADISGEKIAEVITARGGKTTEGCHTGCIIQCSQQYNNANGDYVTSGFEYETVWAFGANALIKDIDDIATLDRICDEKGMDTIEIGNTIAVAMDGGIIPWGDGKAAIELLNKVGTSDPLGMIIGNGVDFAGGAFGVERLPTVKGQSMPAYDPRAVKGVGVTYATTAMGADHTAGYGVTANILGVGGTVDGHKKEGNVELSKNLQVATAAIDSMGFCLFVAFAVLDSENGVQTMADLVQSWTGNSFSVDDLVALGAGAMKDEQEFNERAGFSKVDDKLPRFFETDPLPPHNVVWDYDENELQGAKV from the coding sequence ATGCCTCAAATTCTCAGAATCAACTGTCGCACCAAGGAATATTCCTTCGAAGATGCCGGTGAATACGCCAAGCTCGGCGGTCGCGCCCTTACCTCCCGCGTCATCAACAAGGAAGTTCCCGCCACCTGCCACCCGCTTTCCGCCGAGAACAAGCTGGTCATCGCCACCGGCCTGCTCGGCGGCTCCACCGCCGCCAACTCCGGCCGCGTGTCCGTGGGCACCAAGTCCCCGCTGACCGGCGGCATCAAAGAGTCCAACTCCGGCGGCCTGTTCGCCCACAAGATGCCCAAGATGGGCCTCAAGGCGATCATCCTGGAGGACAAGCCCGAGGAAGGCGCGCCTTTCTCCACCCTGTTCATCACCGACGGCAAGGTCGAATTTCGCGACGCCTCCGACATCGTGGGCCTGGACACCTATCCCGGCCACGAGAAGCTGCTGGCCCAGTACGGCGACAAGCTGTGCGCGGCCATGATCGGCCCCGCCGGCGAAACCGTGCGCAAGACCGCCACCATCCAGTTCACCGATCCGTACAAGCGCCCCGCCCGCTCCGCCGGTCGCGGCGGCACCGGCGCGGTCCTGGGTTCCAAGAAGATCAAGGCCATCGTCCTCGACCCCGAGGTCAATGAGAAGGTCGGCGCGGTCGATGCCGACGCCTTCAAGGAAGCCCGCACCACCTGGGTCTCCATCCTCAAGGGTCACCCGGTCACCGCCGAAGGGTTGCCCGGCTTCGGCACCTCCGTGCTGGTCAACGTGGTCAACGAGGCCGGCGCGCTGCCCACCAAGAACTTCCGCTACGGCCAGTGCGAGCACGCCGCCGACATCTCCGGCGAAAAGATCGCCGAGGTCATCACCGCCCGCGGCGGCAAGACCACCGAAGGCTGCCACACCGGCTGCATCATCCAGTGCTCCCAGCAGTACAACAACGCCAACGGCGACTACGTCACCTCCGGCTTCGAGTACGAGACCGTCTGGGCCTTCGGCGCCAATGCCCTGATCAAGGACATCGATGACATCGCCACCCTCGACCGCATCTGCGACGAGAAGGGCATGGACACCATCGAGATCGGCAACACCATCGCGGTGGCCATGGACGGCGGCATCATCCCCTGGGGTGACGGCAAGGCCGCCATCGAGCTGCTCAACAAGGTCGGCACCAGCGATCCGCTGGGCATGATCATCGGCAACGGCGTGGACTTCGCCGGCGGCGCGTTCGGCGTGGAACGGCTGCCCACCGTCAAGGGCCAGTCCATGCCCGCCTACGACCCGCGCGCGGTCAAGGGCGTCGGCGTGACCTACGCCACCACCGCCATGGGCGCGGACCACACCGCCGGTTACGGCGTCACCGCCAACATCCTGGGCGTGGGCGGCACCGTCGACGGCCACAAGAAGGAAGGCAACGTCGAGCTGTCCAAGAACCTGCAGGTCGCCACCGCCGCCATCGACTCCATGGGCTTCTGCCTGTTCGTCGCCTTCGCGGTCCTGGATTCCGAAAACGGCGTCCAGACCATGGCCGACCTGGTCCAGTCCTGGACCGGCAATTCCTTCTCCGTGGACGACCTGGTCGCCCTGGGCGCCGGCGCCATGAAGGACGAGCAGGAGTTCAACGAGCGCGCAGGCTTCTCCAAGGTGGACGACAAGCTGCCCCGCTTCTTCGAGACCGATCCCCTGCCGCCCCACAACGTGGTCTGGGATTACGACGAGAACGAGCTGCAGGGCGCCAAGGTCTAG
- a CDS encoding STAS/SEC14 domain-containing protein encodes MITVMEKSTPGMLAVHATGKLTDDDYQDIWIPALEAVIERNGKARALLYMDADFKGWELKALWQDAKFGLRHRKDFSKLAVVGGPDWARWGVKLGELLMDCEVRLYEPERLDEAMSWATAP; translated from the coding sequence ATGATCACCGTCATGGAAAAGTCCACCCCGGGCATGCTGGCCGTGCACGCCACAGGCAAGCTCACGGATGACGACTACCAGGATATCTGGATTCCCGCCCTGGAAGCGGTCATTGAGCGCAACGGCAAGGCCAGGGCGCTGCTCTACATGGACGCGGACTTCAAGGGATGGGAGCTGAAGGCCTTGTGGCAGGACGCCAAGTTCGGCCTGCGCCACCGCAAGGACTTTTCGAAGCTCGCCGTGGTCGGCGGCCCGGACTGGGCGCGCTGGGGCGTGAAGCTCGGGGAGCTGCTCATGGATTGCGAGGTCAGGCTCTACGAGCCGGAGCGGCTCGACGAGGCCATGTCCTGGGCCACGGCCCCTTGA